A region of the Mytilus trossulus isolate FHL-02 chromosome 11, PNRI_Mtr1.1.1.hap1, whole genome shotgun sequence genome:
ttttgcattttttttcaaatattgtgcaattgacAGTACGAGGTTACCAATATATCATATTTCTTAATTGGGGAAAAGAAACACAATATTGAGAGGTAATATATCTAGACAAATAGAAacttattaggtctttccacctttctgtggaaagacctattggtttcttctgattattaggtctttccacttttctgtggaaagacctattgtgttttgtttttttcttcctaattttgttcttgcgatacaTGTTTGTTtccaatatcatgaatatgtcgcttagatatttggtatatgatgaCGGACAGTTTAtgagcttttgaaatttacccttcgtaaccgaatacttttctttgtaggagttatctccacaaacactgttttccttgtgtccacgactccttcgcaaccgtaaaagattatttattttacaaaattgctcgttatatcctttccatgatttgtcctattttgaccgaagagatATAAACGCTCCATATGAGTGTTATTttcccttatgcatttgatataagtgatacgcatttttatcttataaaccataagtgatagacaCCTAGGATCTTTGATTTGAAgaccttggtcccaaaaaaatattggaaattgatctcaaggtcattgctcaatttgacgttctagattttgacctttgcttttacctcacatgtatacatgataaagccttgagacttttggcaaaaggtatcaaaccatttaacctagGCAAAACACAGCCGcaagtgaccttgtgtaaaccggaagtacctattttttatactttttttgatatcaaagtatatagaaccagataattttggaatcagtgtcaagtgaatattcaaatattatcggaagtaacatttttcaaaccggaagtaacaaaccatcacccttatttaaaaaaaggtataGGAACCATATATATTcggaatcagcgtacaataagctATCATTTAACGATTGACAtgatattttaaacttaattatacaactttcattttgaaacacattgtttttggtggaaagaccttcaagtgttctctgaacaattagtttcaatgtttatttgtattcgTATTTGTATTTGATCAGGGTTATGTTTCaagaagatatatatttttttggaatgataCTCAACCCCTAACCGGGAGAATTGAAATGATTCTTGTGATACAGACATGatatttcaatcagttaaattgaggtctggagccggcatgtcagtaactgctagtagtcatttgttgatgaaaatagttttgtcattctaCTCAGTATCTTTTGTAACATATTCTGAAATCGGACTCcgactttttttaaactgagttgTTATGGTGCATATtgttgtgtggtttttttttttattaaattggctagagttaaatgatatttaagtacgttttggcaacaaagtttatcgacaggttgtaggtatcCCCATTGGCACTAATTTTGCTCCTTTAATAtcagacttgtttttgtactgtcacagtttatgactaaactcagtaaagacccgtcaaaattgcatttaattgataaattcaacaatccttaccgttatcttgataatattttttcgttaaataatcaagaaatttctcaatatactgctcaaatttaccccaaggaacttactttaaataaattaaatgtattcGGTGATAACTTTCCTGGATTTTAATATTTCACACCgtgttcgctatgcccgtgtctgttgtgacattttttaatatattttttgttgtaaattttagtgtgtTTCCAGtgtgaaactgaaatattttaatccAGGAAAGTTATCACCgaatacatttaatttatttaaagtaagttcctttgggtaatctatgtattactggtagaTTATTAAaacagggatatcgttaccataaattacttaaaacctttactaaatttttcctaAGATTTTGAAggttggttgtacctgtagaaaacttatttcaaacgggttagcacatcctcatttttacggaaatgttgttaaccgtgcccggagttttagaaatgatccatgttaacttgttgctcctttaaataaacttattctaaaaggttacctattcaacactgtaataagatcattgaatattgttttattggtataaatattgattttgtgataagtagattaaaagctaactaaatattactagtatgttatatacatatacattttcatggtcATGTtcttctctggctgtttataacgtctttacactaaatccattgtatgttggatgtgtacggatcgagtgtttagtcttagaggcatgatttttttattagttgttagtggctttgaactggttgtcagataactgcgagtactcttagatctgttcattgtgtctttttgtgtcgggatgtataagtacccggccacatCCACTTGCATTtattgtctatctgatgagttaagcctttttcaactgatttttatagtttattcttatgttgtactgttataccactgtcccaggttaggaggacggttgggatcccgctaatatgtttaaccccgccacattatttatgtatgtgtctgtcccaagtcaggagcctgtaattcagtggttgtcgtttgtttatgtgttacatacttgtttttcgttgattttttttcacttaaaagaggccgttagttttctcgtttgaattgttttacattgtcttatcggggcctcttatagctggctatgcggtatgggttttgctcattgttgaaggccgtatggtgacctatagttgttaatgtttgagtctttttggtgttttgtggatagttgtctcattggcaatcataccacatcttcttttatatatatagttgaatGAGAGGAATGATATCTCACGACACGTTCATGGAACAATTTAGGGCCCACATGAAGGTGTATGATTTTCTCCCTGCAGTGAATAGTCATTTATTCCCATCTGTTACCTtatatttggtcgggttgttgtcttctTAACATATTACCAATAAATTTCTGTAAAATTGGATTTTTCACGATGAACATACTAAGCAgaacatgaaaataattcaatGTGCTATCCAACTTAAATGAGTCGTTCATTTACATCTAGAAGAGTTAATGAGTCCCTGTCGAAATATAATGAATGGACAAGTTGAATATGATTTAGTGATACTGTAATTTTAAAAGAGATTAACCTAAATACAGATTTACATCACATATGACAGTAAGGAGAAGGATAATCactataatattttaaagaacatgtgatctttaaataaagacaaagttcttaacaaatttattaaattcacaaaaacaataaaaaaaatcaagtaacGGGCATAGCAAGTAGATATACATACAATGCAAtataacatttgtatattttaattgttttacgttACAGGTCGTACAAAATACGCAATGAATTCAACTCAATCATCAGAAGGTAATAAACACGTTGGACAAAATGATCACCATATAAACATTAGCGAAGATGGTAGTAGCTCCAAACTAATAGGTAAACGAAGTCATGAAAGAATAGTTGTACATCATCTTattaaaaaacacataattataATATCGTCTTCTAATAACTATCAAGCAAATATGTTTGAGccattttttgttcaatttaatttgttgttacCGTTTCTATCTGATATACAATAGCACTGCATTTACTGTGTCCAAATCAACtgaagaaaagcatgattacaGAAACATCTAGCACAAAATGTCAATGGTCATTactaatatgttttataaaaataaatggaaatGGATTGCgtaaaagtacaaaatatgGTTTTTAGTTTTAACACTTGGTAATTTGTGTTAGTTTAGTAGCTTTCTTGCATCAACAGTTCTCTATCAGAGCATTCTTCTagtatctatatatatagaacTTAATACATGACGCTAGACAATAAAAGAAACAGCACTTTTTAATGGCGTGTGTCGGAAGCGCTTTAAGTTTTACCTCCATCAGGAATGCTCAAAAGCGAATACTTGAAAACCAATGGTGTATAAGGACCAAGCACGTTACAGAACTATTAATACGCTTACAATTGCGTTGTCAACCAATTTAGGATGATGCCTATAACACTGATGACTTGTTGTTTTCCGCACAGCTGACTAAGAGCTCTATTGGAATACTCGTGTATAAACAAAATCCAGTAACTATTCtaagaataataaaacaatgttgcataatttagaaagaattagacttttactaacatttgtttacatttaattgaatttgattCTTGAATAATCATTGTCGTATCCTAAAAGCAATTTCTAGAAGTGAACAGTCTTTATATAATGATATTAGTGTTTCAAtctaatttaaatttgtaataattgtGTCTTAAAAAAACCAGTAATAATTGACAATTTAAGCATTTACGTAGTTTCAAGACATTTATTGTACTGTAAAACCAAAAAGTCTCAttgttattgaaaaataaaataagaattatgatttaaaaagataaataaactgaactttttgtcataaaacagctttttgatcatttttttttcaatatgtatttttgGATTTGTAAATGCTTTCCTGTCAATAAATAACAACATGTAATCTGAACAAATATGCATCCACCGAAAGAGTACACATGGGGTTTGAGTTATGCAAATggacactttttatttttgaggtattattaattttcaccaATAGTCAACGAAAAGTCACTGAGTGTCACATTTTTACCACGTTATACTTATTGCTAACAAACTAAATGCTCACCCCATTAGCTTACAGGTTTGTGTATTGTATAACATATTTTTGCtatcatatatttgatatttatgattatttggaTTATGAATGTATTTTACGAATTATGCAAAAATTATAGGTGCCGTTATTGGTGGACTACTAGGAGCATGTTCTGTAATAGCTTTGTTGGTTGTACTGATCGTCTGCAAATTTAGGTAAGCAATGCCTTTTCAGAGATTAATGCTGGACTTGTCCTTTTTTAGAATGAAAGGGTGTCGTTTTTGTATTCTTAATAGcataaaagacatttattttagGTTGCTgtttatgcaaatgttgaaaattttagGAAGGTTCAAGCTTTgcaaattaattattaattgtCTTTTCTGTTTTGCATGGAAATTATCAATATCAcgaataagaaaatatattatgaCGCTTAGTAGATGTATTTTAATCCGCCTATCGTATACACATGATATACAGGATTTGGGAAAAGATCAAACTTTAAAGTAGGTTTGCGTATTGAATACAAATCCTGGTGCTAATGTTAATTTTTGATTGCAGGTCAATTGGAGTTTTTAAAGAATCTTCAACAAATGATCAAGAAGAACCCAGTCAGATGGAATTTTCAAAGGCAACGTACCAAGATTCAAATATTGCAAAAgataacaaaagtacaaaaccAACATCTAACGAGACGTATGGACTAGTTGAAAATAGTACAGCAGTGTATGCcgtagtaaataaaataaagacacCGCAAAACAATAACGAGACCTTCACTGATGCAGGATATGGAGAATATGATCATTTACATGATATACAAAATCGGAGAATTATTCATCAGGAAAATATGTACCATAGTCATAATGCACCGCAAAATGAAGAAGACCAAACATATGATAGCTCAAACTTCTCTAAAGGGAAATGCAATGATGGAAACAGTTTATATGATCAGTCGTGTTCATTGGTTGAAGGGGAATATTCATATTCAACAAATAAGAATCTCGATAACAGTAATACCATGGGCATATACGACAAAATAtcttaatttcatttcatattttatttttgtacatattttttttttctacagttTTCTGAACAACGTGTACACTTTGCTTCCTATGTTGAACGCacgtatataaaaaaaacacgattTGTTATACtacatttattatatacatgaatTACACATTGtaacatttgtaaaatttcaaaaataaccaGTTTTGTTACAGATGGATAAAGTTATTTGTAGGATTGTGCCAATAGAGGCCTATCTTAAATAAGAATAACTTCCCTGCATAGGAGATGATTGACACCTGTCTGTTTGTAAAGTTTTTATGTTCGGCGAAATTGTAGTCTCATCAATACAAACCCTCAGCAATTATATCTGGAGCATTGGATCCGATTTTTTCCCAAACCACaagatgttgttgttgttgttgttgttgttgttgttgttattgtatcGTATTTATTTTATGAACATACTATTACTGTCAATGCTgaagtttaattttcttattcagTGACAAGATATAAAACTATTTGCACTTTTTCAATGTGAAGCAGgtacacattttatatattataaagtttatatttaacttaaaataaaatttgaaaaaatactagACCATAATTGCAAATTGATAAGTTacgaactgtcatattcctgacgtggAATAGGCATTTTCTCATGTACAAAATGGTTGATCAAAAATATGTGTTGTAGTTTTTGCTTTTCAACTTGAAAACTTATAGCAATGCAGTCAAAATAGAATGCCTAAAAATTTCCAACGCCTTAAATGTTTTGATGAAAGGCAAAACACAATAGAAACGTGTTTATGGCTATTTCGCTTATTGTTAGTTTCGGACATTAATAACATTTATGTTGAACTGTGGAAAACATCTTTGTTCTGCAAATAACAATGAACAATACTCAAATCATgtataaattcaaattcaataaacaaaataaaacgttaatATTTGCGTTATGTTCATAATATTACTTTCAATATTgaagttttattttcttattgaGTGACAAGATATAAAGCCATTTGCACTATCACGTTCTGGCAtcagttttacattttatatagcataaattatatatttaacttgaaatcaaatataaaaacatgcaaCTTATGTTAGATGTTAAATAccttccaatttttttttgcaataatgtATTGACCAATTATCAATTAGATCCTGTTGCCGTACCCTTTTAACTAGAATTGTTTCTTTATCCAATTGTGAGTTGGTACTATAGATGATTAACAAAACTCCGAGgcaaattcaaaaatgtaattaaCAAGCTATAACGGGCCTGAAAATGACTAGTGTACAactattcaaacaagaaaaaaagagaaaattatgaaccacaccaacaagCGACACTAAACAATAGTGTATTGACCTTTGACAGATACATTAAAATGCATTGTGTTTAAACATATTAACAGGCGCTAAGTTTCACCGTAATCTGAGACAGTATTTATACAAAACAACATGAAGAGACACTATATCATATATCAATTGCCTTTATTCGATACAACCAGATTCCGTTTACAATTGTCTGCTTGAGTAAAttcctgttccaagtcagaaatatgacagttgttatccattcatttgatgtgtttgaacttttaaattCGCCATTTGGTACtggaatttttgttttaaatttcctcGAAgctcgtaatttttttttttttttttttacttttcccACCTTTTTGGGAACTTAAAGTTCTgaatgacttaaaaaaaatgtagacaCAAACATAAACTTGTGGAGTCTTATTAACCGAAAACCTTTTGTTAGATATCATCCCAATATAAACCAGCATTGAATATGCTAACAATAACAAAGTGCCATTAATGTTGAAACAAAATTCTTTGATGATTTATAAACTTCATTAACTTGTCCAGTGGCCAATGttatacatgtttaaatataaatatatcaaaccaAACTGATTACATGTATAAGGTTTTGACATAAACATAAACTAAATGGCATCAACAGCCTTTAATGACTATTTTGTAACATCAgagtaaatacaatatttaaagcTTTAACCAAGCCCATTATAACGTGTTGTTCTAATTTAGCAACAGAAAAAGTAAATTGTTGGTTGTGTATTTCATTGAGGTcgaattttttaatatatcagtTAGTTTGAAAGGAATGTCGATGAAAAATGattcaataaacaaaaacaatcgtCATCTACGCACACCAATATCAGGAAGAGTTTTATTGaagattatttttaaacaaaagacacactcgtaactacaaaaaaattaactgatAACAATCTTAACTTCCTGATTGTTGAAACTTTCACATACACTGCCAATCAAAATGATATTGAGATTTAAAAGTTGTCCTATGGCTTATACATATGAAAGGTAAGATTtattgaaatctgaaatgaaatattatatttctttgttctTTCTAAATAAAGATAAGCGTCAAGCGGACATTAAGAGCAAATGCATTACCTGTATCTTGTACTAGATATAAGAGGGAAGTATTGCATCTTCACTAGTTTGTTGATATGACATGTAATAGTTAAATTAATCACTGGAAAAATTGTGTGTGAAgcactattttaatttttcagtaatctacaaatttttaaaacaacgccaggtttatctttattttctgATTAAGAGTTATTAATGGTATCCTGTGTCGGATCAATTTACCccaaaaagaagaaatttaaaactcttttactttttactttcaaatatagAGGTAGAAAAGTTAAATTCAAGTAAGAAATTATCATTTGATAActcaataataatgataattccTATAAAGTGAACTAGAATAGGGTATGAATATGTTACTGTTACAATTATTTGAGGCTAACATTGAGAAGCAAATATTATGTttgctaaaaagtaaaattacaaaaatattaagctccgagaaaattcaaaacagaaagtctctaatcaattgataattgcaaaatcaaatggttAAACGCATCAAActaatggacaacaactgtcatactcctgcctttgtacagacattttcaaatgtagaaaatggtgaattgaatCTAGTTCTATAGCGCTGTACCTCTCCTTTgaatgacagttgcatcaaattttattatgtttacaatgatgcgtgaacaaaacagacataatagataCAATTGTCAACGTAGGGGTTTAACAGTCATTACCGTGCCACAATCTTATTcagaacaaaccaaaaaaaatgtaacaaagaagcacaaaatgcCGATATCAAATTTAACACCACTTGCATTGGTGacttgtttttgcattttaaatCAATCCATAAtggattgaaatatttgaagacTTGTGACCGAATGGAacgattcttataaattctggTGTTATACCGCCCGCTTGACGTCAGTTAgatataaaatagttttgtcgttcaaagtttGTCTAAATTATattagaacaataacataatggcGGGATGAATAAAAGTACAGAACCACGTCATatgaacaaaagaaacacaaaaagtcacgCGTACAAAGCACAGCAGCAAAAACGAACGGTAATACAAACAACACATTGAAGGATGCAGAGGTGCCGAGCCAGTTCAAATGTAtatcagtaaaaaaaaccagaccAAACAGTAATATTAAtgatagaacaaagacaaataaaagaacaatataacacatttttaagATTGTACGCAACGTCTGTATGCATAACCTATACATCAAGAGCATCATctatttgtgaagttgaaacggttatttatcaacaaggtcttggaaCCTTCCAATGAccttttttcagaaaaaaaggacgagacgttctttgacattcCCTTTGTCTATCAACATTCTTAATAGACCGGTGACGTTTTTAAAGTCTGAATTGGAGCTGAAAGCTCTTgcatatcgaataagttggtaAATGTATATCCCATACGCAGCTGCAGTTGGTAGGTTGCTACTTAGGTGggagaaattgataattttataattaaaaccgTTTCGTTTGTCACAGATTATGGTACTGAGATGAcagtgtatgtcaaattcgaagtataagtctaaaaatgaggcggaggaagccatgtttattgtttctttaattGCTAGTTCTGGgagatatattaatggaaccaaatcagaaaagttcggattgttgttggaaagaacatcatcaatatatctgaaaataaaacaaaatatcatggCTTCTTTGacattcttgtttttgaaaatCGTAAATCgaaaatcaaattgataatttcatactaaacattttttttattttaacatatattcgACACTTATGTTATGTCACCGCGAGGGAAACGTGTTTATTTTTGGtatcatgtttttaaaaaaaattggaggTCCACTGATTGATACCCTTGTATAGGTAGTGCATGATTTGTTTCTATTATAATGTGATTTTACTACTACAAAGGCTCTATGTTGAATACCGGACTGTGACCTACAATGATATACCTATAACATTTTTAACTTGAATTGAGGGTTGTTTGATTTATACTTTtctaatgtatatttaaaaattttgaccAGAAAATTGACTTATACCTTTTATTTACTGTTTATTAAACTGTTGCCTTATTCAAAACACTTAGAGTATTGCCTAAGTTGTATTTGACACAACATCTTTGAGATTTTGGATTTTAGTGCTATATCTTTATATTTGATTACGTTTGTCAAGTATTTAATGTGTGCAAAACGGTTAAGTCTAATGAAAACGAAACACGTGTCTAGTGTAACAAAAAACTTTGTATCTTTGAACAGTATATCTCGTTTTATATGTTTACACTTTGTACATAGGTTCTGTTtatagaaaaaaaggacatgtaTTATTGCATACATGTATCTGATTTATTCACATACTTGCTATTGGTTGTTGACTAGTCTTTGCTATCATTGGTTAAATGTTTTGCTTGACCTATGTTTTCGTTTATTGTGAAAGCTGCTTGTAATTCTCATGATTTtgattgttgtctttttgaatgCTTACTTATAAACGTATATCCCGAATCATTAGTCATTCGAGTCATTCTTTAGTAAGAAGTTAAATATTATACTTTTGCATGTCGTCTTAACtttctttaaacatttgaaaactttttacttaaaaaaaaagcttgaaGACGACAATCTATTCTTATCAATCGTCCTTATGACATTGTCATAGTAGTAATCAATCAACAGACCTGTAGTATGTACTTATTTATTTGCACTTTTCTGTAGGATTTTCTATGAgtgatttaaatatgttttaatttgttgatatcatTCACCTTTTTAAGATGAATGTCGTTCATTTGACCTGCAGAGATATCCAGATGGAATAACAGCCGTTGATGCGAATGCTAAGTGTGGCTCATCTGGTCTAGAAAATAATCCATTAGTTTTGTCTCAAATCAAAAAATTACATGGTCAAGAATTTTGGACGGGTCTTGGTATTTATACACAGATGACTTCTTGGATAGAAATGCTGGGTAAGTTACTTTATCAAActgttttacatatatatatatccgtGGAAACACTTTCAACTTAACACAATCATTAAGAAAGTTATTGAAATTGTGTTGATTAAACATGTAACGGATATTTTCATTCGCAAGTGATGCACAAAAAACAGTTGTTACCTATTTTTCATCAATAAAACTAATGTCATGTATTCGCACCGTTATAAGTTTTTTCTAAACATGATATCACCATTTAGTAAATAGTTttctaatattattttttcttggtAACTGTAAGTAGAATGAGTTTCCTATGAATGAAGACTACAAATGGttgtgacgctcatatcaaaataattataaagccaaaccagtacaaagttgaagatcattgaggattcaaaattcaaaacagttgtgccaaatacggcaatAGTAATCCATTCCTGGGGCAAGAAAGcctcagtttaaaaaaaaatcaaaacgtttTGTATGTATGAAATTAATACAAATGACCACAtacttgatattcatgtcaacaccgaagtgctgacaacttagctggtaataccctcggggacgaaacgtccataAGCAGTAAAAACTGGTTTAAGTGGTCTCCTTGATTACCCTAATTCAGAAAGTGAAACTTGGCAACATGCGTTTTGTCTTTGAGGAGGTACCCAACTATAAAACAATTAGGCCACACATCATGCACAATTATCTTCGTCTGCTACCGGTTTTATACTTACAAATCTGATACCTTCGTATAATATCTTTATATAGCCCAATGTGTGCTTTTGTCAATAttgatgtaaaatataaaaaagtagatATCTCTGGTGACTTTAACAAATgttacagaagaaaaaaaaccaaacacatgGACCTTTGATATTTTCAGGTTGTTTTCAACTGAGCATGAAACCAAGTACTGTTCACAAAGTATCATCCCCTGGATTATGCCACCGAAAGTGTTTAACAAGATATATTGGCtataatgtaaatttttaatctTAATAGTTTTTTAATGATTCAGTTTTGAAGGCCTTATAGTGAATACAACTGTTAACACGCTTTACATTTAAATCACAGATGCATGTACACATGACGTATGTAACGTCTTCATACGGCTCATTGGTTAACCTGATGAAAATTTACAGTACATTGATAGAATATGACCTCACAAGAGATATTTCATGTCAGCACTGAAGCGTCCGTTAGGAGTGGTATCGAATGACATTCATTAGAAATACCTGACTAACAATATACCAAAATTTCGGTCGTTGTTTAGACTGATCTAGACTTTATAGTGGTGCTTCAACTAAACATGTTGACATGTCAAATCAATCACAGCATTGCAAAAAATGGCATTCCACCTTACTTGAGCATTTTCAgtcttattgttttaaatgatcTAGATGTAAGTCGCAAATTATTGAACGACCATTTTTACTTGTCATATAGATACAAAGTTTAAACATTACGTTTTAGAAATCTAAGTCATTCTGTGTAGTACATTGTAATAATAGATGTATACTTTTGCCTTTAAGAAGGAAAACAGTAGATGTTTGTGTTTCAACAACTACGAAATGCAGTCATCCAGTGATGTAAACCTTTCATCGTGTGTACAAACCTCTAATGATTTATTAGTATTGGTATATGAGAGTAAGTAAACTTTAGGACACgcttactttgaaaaaaataagaaatgttaAATCAGTATGTACAAATTTTCAGTTGTCTTTCGACCAGCGTATGGTAACTGCCATGAACAAGATAAACAATGTTCTACAACAGTGACTGATATGTGTTATGCTG
Encoded here:
- the LOC134689632 gene encoding uncharacterized protein LOC134689632 — protein: MNSTQSSEGNKHVGQNDHHINISEDGSSSKLIGAVIGGLLGACSVIALLVVLIVCKFRSIGVFKESSTNDQEEPSQMEFSKATYQDSNIAKDNKSTKPTSNETYGLVENSTAVYAVVNKIKTPQNNNETFTDAGYGEYDHLHDIQNRRIIHQENMYHSHNAPQNEEDQTYDSSNFSKGKCNDGNSLYDQSCSLVEGEYSYSTNKNLDNSNTMGIYDKIS